One genomic segment of Bacteroides caccae includes these proteins:
- a CDS encoding glycoside hydrolase 5 family protein — translation MKRQFILTFICLLFTFTGMQGKVTTPIIYIDGNGVMRWSDTHEEASFFGVNYTLPFAHAYRALGYLGLDRKAAIDKDVYHLSRLGLNAYRIHLWDVELTDGQGNLLENEHIDLMDYLIAKLKERNIHIVITAQTNFGNGYPERNIQTGGFSYKYDKCDMHSNPEAIAAQETYLRDLVKHTNPYTGLAYKDDPSIVGFEINNEPCHSGTKEEVKAYINRMLKSMSKAGNRKPVFYNVSHNGYVAEAYYETTVQGTTYQWYPIGLVSRQTQQGNFLPYVDRYDIPFAGKVKEFNKKARMIYEFDPADIMYSYMYPAMVRTFRTAGFQWITQFAYDPIDLAFANTEYQTHFLNLAYTPNKAISMKIAAEAARSLKRGESYGSYPQDTIFGNGFRVSYAEDLSELNNGEKFYYSNQTNTPPKDASKLVSIAGCGSSPIVDYEGTGAYFIDCLESGVWRLEVMPDAVVVNDPFAKPSLKKEVVSIIYGTWDMALRIPDLGKAFTLTALDKKNDRKEETVTNGVICDLRPGVYLLKRNGCTPQQNWKADSRWNSIRIGEFVAPTPRTMDYKVTHTPASIAEAGKALTINAQVAGSVFPDSVIIYTDKVSFWNEHNPYIKMKRTSGYTYQAILPAADIKEDCFKYNIIVCRGDSTHTYPAGNSVTGSSSGIQGSPLDWNYTSDFYWTTRVVASGSAIQLLKVTDTDSRIEAYTLPEWNDLQRTLLDSSPTEKPLLRFCFTPKGKNPQHFLRAFVKDEIEGRKDKMKSCTTLCIRVNRDKPLPQGLSAGFVTSDGYTYKSLCPAPSAEGIVRIPLKELRLTDTALLPIAYPTFLKQYFHPETVIPFRPEKIEKLELSMPGTGKPTVEIELGDVWLE, via the coding sequence ATGAAAAGACAGTTTATTCTTACCTTTATTTGTCTGTTGTTTACCTTCACCGGTATGCAGGGGAAAGTAACTACACCTATAATATATATAGATGGAAACGGAGTGATGCGCTGGAGCGACACCCACGAAGAGGCCTCTTTCTTCGGGGTAAACTACACCCTGCCTTTTGCCCATGCCTACCGCGCACTCGGCTATTTGGGACTCGACCGCAAAGCTGCCATAGATAAAGATGTATATCATCTCTCCCGCTTGGGACTGAATGCTTACCGTATTCATCTATGGGACGTGGAGCTGACCGACGGGCAAGGTAATCTCCTTGAAAACGAGCATATTGACCTCATGGATTATCTAATTGCCAAACTTAAGGAGCGCAATATCCATATTGTCATCACCGCACAGACTAACTTCGGAAACGGATACCCCGAACGGAATATACAAACCGGCGGTTTCTCTTATAAATATGATAAATGCGATATGCATTCTAATCCGGAAGCGATTGCCGCACAGGAAACTTATCTCCGCGACTTGGTGAAACATACTAATCCTTATACAGGACTAGCTTATAAAGACGACCCTTCTATCGTAGGTTTTGAGATCAATAACGAACCCTGCCATTCCGGTACGAAAGAAGAAGTAAAAGCCTACATCAACCGTATGCTGAAATCAATGAGCAAGGCGGGAAACCGTAAACCAGTATTTTATAATGTAAGTCACAACGGATATGTGGCAGAAGCCTATTATGAAACGACTGTTCAGGGAACTACCTATCAATGGTATCCTATCGGGCTCGTATCCAGACAAACACAACAAGGGAATTTCCTTCCTTACGTAGACCGTTATGACATTCCTTTCGCCGGAAAAGTGAAAGAATTCAATAAGAAAGCACGGATGATTTATGAATTCGATCCGGCGGATATTATGTACTCTTATATGTATCCGGCCATGGTAAGGACTTTCCGCACGGCCGGTTTCCAATGGATTACGCAGTTTGCTTATGACCCGATAGACCTTGCGTTCGCCAATACGGAGTATCAGACTCATTTTCTGAATCTTGCCTATACCCCGAATAAGGCTATCAGCATGAAAATTGCCGCCGAAGCTGCACGGAGTTTGAAAAGAGGAGAATCGTATGGGAGTTATCCTCAGGATACCATATTCGGTAATGGCTTTCGCGTCAGCTATGCGGAAGATTTAAGCGAGTTGAATAATGGAGAGAAGTTTTATTACTCCAATCAGACAAATACACCACCCAAAGATGCATCAAAGCTGGTTTCAATCGCCGGATGCGGAAGCTCGCCGATAGTGGACTATGAAGGTACGGGAGCTTATTTCATTGATTGCCTTGAATCAGGAGTATGGCGACTCGAAGTAATGCCGGATGCGGTAGTAGTCAATGACCCTTTTGCCAAGCCGTCACTCAAAAAAGAAGTAGTCAGCATTATCTACGGTACTTGGGATATGGCATTACGAATTCCGGATTTGGGCAAAGCGTTTACTCTCACAGCTCTCGACAAGAAGAACGACCGGAAAGAAGAAACAGTGACGAATGGAGTGATTTGCGACCTTCGTCCGGGGGTTTACCTGTTGAAACGAAACGGTTGTACCCCGCAACAGAACTGGAAAGCTGATTCACGTTGGAATTCGATTCGTATCGGAGAGTTTGTAGCTCCCACTCCCCGTACTATGGATTATAAGGTCACTCATACTCCGGCAAGCATTGCCGAAGCAGGCAAAGCATTGACTATTAATGCGCAAGTAGCAGGAAGCGTTTTTCCGGATTCTGTCATTATATACACGGATAAGGTGTCTTTTTGGAACGAGCATAACCCGTATATAAAGATGAAACGTACAAGCGGCTATACATATCAGGCTATCCTGCCCGCTGCAGATATAAAGGAAGATTGTTTCAAGTATAACATCATCGTCTGCCGGGGCGACAGCACCCATACTTATCCCGCCGGAAATTCCGTCACCGGAAGTTCCTCGGGAATCCAAGGAAGTCCATTGGACTGGAACTATACTTCCGATTTCTACTGGACTACACGTGTTGTCGCTTCTGGTAGTGCGATACAACTACTGAAAGTAACGGATACAGATAGCCGGATAGAAGCATATACACTTCCTGAATGGAACGACCTGCAACGTACCTTACTTGATTCTTCTCCGACTGAGAAGCCGTTGCTCCGGTTCTGTTTCACACCGAAAGGAAAAAATCCGCAACACTTCCTCCGCGCATTCGTAAAAGATGAAATCGAAGGAAGAAAAGATAAAATGAAAAGCTGCACTACGCTCTGTATTCGTGTAAATAGAGACAAACCTCTTCCGCAAGGACTCAGCGCAGGTTTTGTCACTTCGGACGGATATACCTACAAAAGTCTCTGCCCTGCTCCGTCAGCAGAAGGCATTGTACGGATTCCTCTGAAAGAACTGCGTCTAACGGATACCGCATTGTTACCCATAGCTTATCCGACATTCCTGAAACAGTATTTCCACCCGGAGACGGTAATTCCTTTCCGACCGGAGAAGATAGAGAAACTGGAACTGTCAATGCCTGGAACCGGCAAACCAACCGTAGAGATTGAACTTGGAGACGTGTGGCTGGAATAG
- a CDS encoding glycoside hydrolase family 53 protein, with the protein MKRFKQILFIASALLGGSLFTACSDDNDTPVFPEKEEVTYDMSGFARGADVSWLTEMESSGYKFYTAEEKEQECMSLLRDLGMNAIRLRVWVNPENDTDDVRGWCNKGDVLLKAWRAHNLGYRIMIDFHYSDRWADPSQQAKPQAWADYSVEQLKQAIADHTKDVLSALKEKGIDVEWVQVGNETHQGMLFPTGQTTSEEGRVNFASFVTAGYDAVKEVYPEAKVIVHLDQGNNASLYNRIFGYLHENNAKWDIIGMSLYPDISTEDAHTPDDWEAMNNDCIANMKALIAKYNTPVMMCEIGISWDYEEAEAFYTDFVTKAKQVDQCLGVFTWEPQCYGNWKGYSKGMFDDSGKPTNSFNAFKR; encoded by the coding sequence ATGAAACGATTTAAACAGATTCTATTCATAGCTTCCGCCCTACTTGGCGGAAGCCTTTTCACCGCTTGCAGCGATGACAATGACACACCGGTCTTCCCGGAAAAGGAAGAAGTAACTTATGATATGTCAGGTTTCGCCAGAGGAGCCGATGTCAGCTGGTTAACGGAAATGGAAAGTTCCGGATATAAGTTCTATACTGCCGAAGAAAAAGAACAGGAATGTATGTCCCTATTGCGTGATTTAGGTATGAATGCCATTCGCCTGCGTGTATGGGTAAATCCGGAGAATGACACTGATGATGTGAGAGGTTGGTGTAACAAAGGAGATGTATTGCTCAAAGCATGGAGAGCCCATAACTTGGGCTACCGTATCATGATTGACTTTCATTACAGCGACCGTTGGGCTGATCCTTCACAGCAAGCTAAACCCCAAGCATGGGCAGATTACTCCGTAGAGCAATTGAAGCAAGCTATTGCCGACCATACGAAAGATGTACTCAGTGCATTGAAAGAGAAAGGTATTGACGTGGAATGGGTACAAGTGGGTAACGAAACACATCAAGGAATGTTGTTCCCTACCGGACAAACTACAAGTGAAGAAGGAAGGGTTAATTTCGCATCATTTGTCACAGCGGGTTACGATGCTGTAAAAGAAGTCTATCCGGAAGCCAAAGTTATTGTTCATCTTGACCAAGGAAATAATGCCAGCCTGTACAATAGGATCTTCGGCTACTTACACGAAAACAATGCCAAATGGGACATCATCGGTATGTCACTTTATCCGGACATATCAACCGAAGACGCACACACACCGGACGACTGGGAAGCGATGAATAATGATTGTATCGCCAATATGAAAGCGTTAATAGCCAAATACAATACTCCGGTAATGATGTGTGAAATCGGTATTAGTTGGGATTACGAAGAAGCGGAAGCCTTCTATACAGACTTCGTTACCAAAGCCAAACAAGTAGACCAATGTCTGGGAGTATTTACCTGGGAACCTCAATGTTACGGTAACTGGAAAGGTTATAGTAAAGGGATGTTCGATGACAGTGGCAAACCCACCAATTCATTTAATGCTTTTAAGAGATAA
- a CDS encoding SusC/RagA family TonB-linked outer membrane protein produces MNRNILNLRQLTVLLILCTAFLGGIIPAFAQQGGKKITGQVIDENKEPMIGVSILIVGTSTGTVTDFDGNYTLNVPQGNKELQFSYVGYETKIVALPTSGSVLNVQMKSDSQVLSDVVVIGYGTQRKSDLTGSVTNVSSKDFNMGLVSSPEQLINGKISGVQIMSNSGSPTAGSTIRVRGGASLNASNDPLIVLDGVPLEQGGISGNDGNFLSLINPNDIESMTILKDASSTAIYGSRASNGVILITTKKGTSDKLQITFSTTNSIQTRTKLADMLSYDQFVNTIRTQGTSAQQALLGTARTNWNDEIYQNAFGTDNNLSVSGKIAKNWPFRVSVGYYNQSGLLRTDNAERYTGSIMLTPSFFKDHLKLNINAKGSINNNTFGNTDAIWAAATMNPTIPVYSGLDTFGGYTEATDNTGAPVNGAVMNPVGLIKMNDSQSNVRRFIGNVDADYRVHFFPDLKLHATLGYDYAQGKGSVYVPAEAAQNYNTSGLDYSYGPEKKENRLLTLYANYNKLVESIKSSFDVTAGYDYQYWKSTTPLYSEMNTLGEIQKTSKAKDERHVLLSYYGRLNYSFDSRYMLTTTIRRDATSRFAKNVRWGTFPSVALGWRVTEESFLKDNKVLSNLKLRASYGVTGQQDGIGNYNYLPIYTQSQNGAEASMGNGYIHTYRPSSYVPDLKWETTTSWNVGFDFGFLKDRITGSFDYYTRQTKDLIATIPAAAGTTFDRNITTNVGNVDSQGIEFSINATPVQTKDWNWDISFNMTWQKMKVKNLSLVAGAAATNTSVGPYIDSYQVQTLTEGYAPYMFYVYHQLYDEKTGKPVEGAYVDLNGDGEINTEDLYRYHSPAPDYILGFSTSLRWKKWTLSTSLRANIGNYVYNAMAMNAGAWETVSYNSYQLNNLSSSYLKTGFKSRQYLSDYYVENASFLKMDNLSLNYNFGQICKGCSLNVSAMVQNVFCITKYSGVDPEVPNGVDNSFYPRPRTFSLNVGFNF; encoded by the coding sequence ATGAACAGGAATATCTTAAATCTACGCCAACTGACTGTACTCCTTATATTGTGTACAGCCTTTTTAGGAGGTATCATTCCTGCCTTTGCCCAACAGGGCGGCAAGAAAATCACCGGACAAGTGATTGATGAGAACAAAGAACCGATGATCGGAGTAAGTATCCTCATCGTGGGCACTTCTACCGGTACGGTTACCGACTTTGACGGTAACTACACATTGAACGTACCGCAGGGCAACAAAGAGTTGCAATTCTCTTATGTGGGATATGAGACTAAAATAGTTGCCCTTCCTACAAGCGGCTCTGTACTGAACGTACAGATGAAAAGTGATTCACAGGTATTGAGTGATGTAGTTGTTATCGGATATGGAACGCAACGAAAAAGCGACCTGACCGGTTCGGTAACAAACGTCAGCAGCAAAGACTTCAATATGGGACTGGTCAGCTCTCCCGAGCAACTGATTAACGGAAAAATCTCCGGCGTGCAGATTATGTCCAATAGTGGTTCGCCTACGGCGGGAAGTACCATCCGTGTGCGTGGCGGTGCCTCACTGAATGCCAGCAACGACCCGTTGATTGTTTTGGACGGTGTTCCTTTGGAACAGGGTGGTATCAGCGGGAACGACGGAAACTTTCTGAGCCTCATCAACCCGAACGACATTGAAAGTATGACCATTCTGAAAGATGCTTCTTCCACCGCTATCTACGGTTCGCGTGCATCCAACGGGGTAATCCTTATCACTACCAAGAAAGGGACTTCGGACAAACTGCAAATCACATTCAGCACTACCAACTCCATTCAGACACGCACCAAACTGGCGGATATGTTAAGCTACGACCAATTTGTCAACACGATTCGGACACAAGGAACTTCTGCCCAGCAAGCTCTGTTGGGAACAGCCCGCACGAACTGGAACGATGAGATCTATCAGAATGCTTTCGGTACGGATAATAATCTGAGCGTCTCCGGAAAGATTGCCAAGAACTGGCCGTTCCGTGTGTCGGTAGGTTATTATAACCAAAGCGGTCTGCTACGCACTGATAATGCGGAACGCTATACGGGAAGCATTATGCTGACTCCCTCTTTCTTCAAAGACCACCTGAAGCTGAATATTAACGCCAAGGGTTCTATCAACAACAATACATTCGGCAATACAGACGCTATCTGGGCAGCCGCTACCATGAACCCGACCATTCCCGTTTATTCAGGACTGGATACCTTCGGCGGATACACGGAAGCGACAGACAACACAGGCGCCCCTGTCAACGGCGCCGTAATGAATCCCGTAGGACTTATCAAGATGAATGATTCTCAAAGTAACGTAAGGCGTTTTATCGGAAATGTCGATGCGGATTACCGTGTTCACTTCTTCCCCGATCTGAAACTGCACGCTACACTAGGCTATGACTACGCACAAGGTAAAGGTAGCGTATATGTTCCGGCAGAAGCGGCACAGAACTACAATACTTCCGGTCTGGATTACAGCTACGGCCCCGAAAAGAAAGAGAACCGTCTGCTTACCTTATATGCCAATTACAACAAGCTCGTCGAATCTATCAAGAGTAGCTTTGACGTGACAGCCGGTTACGACTATCAGTACTGGAAATCGACTACACCGCTTTATAGTGAAATGAACACGTTGGGAGAGATACAAAAGACATCCAAAGCGAAGGATGAGCGCCACGTGTTGCTCTCCTACTACGGCCGTCTGAATTATTCTTTCGATTCACGCTATATGCTGACTACGACTATCCGCCGGGACGCCACTTCCCGTTTCGCCAAGAATGTACGTTGGGGTACTTTCCCTTCGGTAGCTTTAGGCTGGAGAGTGACAGAAGAATCTTTCCTGAAAGACAATAAAGTATTGAGTAACTTGAAGCTCCGTGCCAGCTATGGTGTGACCGGACAGCAAGACGGTATCGGCAATTATAATTACCTGCCTATTTACACTCAAAGCCAAAACGGTGCGGAAGCCAGCATGGGTAACGGATACATTCATACCTACCGTCCCAGTTCCTATGTGCCCGATTTGAAATGGGAAACAACTACTTCCTGGAACGTCGGATTCGACTTCGGCTTCCTGAAAGACCGCATTACAGGTAGCTTCGACTACTACACCCGCCAAACAAAGGACTTGATTGCCACGATTCCCGCCGCAGCCGGGACGACCTTCGATCGTAATATCACTACAAACGTAGGAAATGTAGACAGTCAGGGTATCGAATTCAGCATAAACGCAACCCCTGTTCAAACTAAAGACTGGAACTGGGATATCAGTTTCAATATGACATGGCAAAAGATGAAAGTAAAGAACCTGTCTCTCGTAGCCGGTGCTGCCGCAACTAATACTTCGGTCGGCCCTTATATTGACAGCTATCAGGTACAGACGTTGACCGAAGGATATGCCCCCTATATGTTCTACGTCTATCACCAGCTCTATGACGAAAAAACCGGGAAGCCCGTAGAAGGCGCTTATGTAGACCTTAACGGAGACGGAGAAATCAATACGGAAGATTTATACCGTTACCACTCTCCCGCTCCTGACTATATCCTCGGTTTCAGCACTTCCCTACGCTGGAAGAAATGGACGTTGAGCACCAGCCTGCGTGCCAATATCGGTAACTATGTTTACAATGCTATGGCTATGAATGCCGGAGCCTGGGAAACAGTGAGCTACAACTCTTATCAGTTGAACAACCTGTCGAGTAGTTATCTGAAAACCGGCTTCAAGTCCCGCCAATACTTGTCCGATTACTATGTGGAGAATGCTTCTTTCCTGAAAATGGATAATCTGTCATTGAACTATAACTTCGGGCAGATTTGTAAAGGATGCAGCTTGAATGTCAGTGCAATGGTTCAGAATGTATTCTGTATCACGAAATACAGTGGTGTAGACCCGGAAGTCCCCAACGGAGTGGATAATTCCTTCTACCCCCGCCCACGTACATTCTCACTTAACGTAGGTTTCAACTTCTAA
- a CDS encoding DUF5114 domain-containing protein yields MKKINTLLALLSALLLLGACEKDGEKFYLSSPVESDLIASTNAVVLTEATAKLYALSLAWSDQTLQISDPRYQATSGIQTTVQVSRSEDFSGSIIESTENGVSKSYTVAALNIIAYKLNAPAEEAAPLYFRLAGSNGSNIAPVYSNTVAVTVTPYPIDMHYASIINKGSGQDSGQDFYSANADGQYSGFFGAAAWEGIYVQEADGTTWHTAQSGGVGTPFLLTTDAAEGTWDMWFPGQSGCYFVNVNTAQKQWNALLIPELNVSGIEGINMQYSRTDNQWKGVFTGTEGTNINIQLQGTGKFYNNTSVSGSDNAIDDTKAKDTPFAFGGTAGQLTFSTGETATAGNITVSVPATGECTLVIDLNNPEQWTVSVTEGGSSEPTYPSYLEMQGVGNMDGKGWLATLNPVYDNSGEHHGSYQGVYQMTNGWDNFKIVDQTAGIWYGCDSNDEYKLADGGQNIWFHQEECRTFIVTASLADMTWGATEITQINVCGEFNNWDLNKDLMTYDETNKVWKATVIIDNLGNNYGFYFLLNNAENGLVWNWALKGNKEKLYLTDSNGSGSIVPAETGTYAITLDIASLTFTMDKQ; encoded by the coding sequence ATGAAAAAAATAAATACCCTGTTGGCTTTACTCTCCGCACTCCTTTTATTAGGAGCGTGTGAGAAAGACGGAGAGAAATTCTATCTCTCCAGCCCGGTGGAGAGTGACTTAATCGCTTCTACCAATGCCGTTGTACTGACGGAAGCTACTGCCAAGCTTTACGCATTATCCCTTGCCTGGAGCGACCAGACATTGCAAATCAGCGACCCGAGATATCAAGCGACCAGCGGCATTCAAACTACCGTACAAGTATCCCGGTCTGAAGATTTTTCGGGCAGCATTATCGAATCTACGGAAAACGGAGTATCCAAAAGTTATACAGTCGCCGCTCTGAACATCATTGCTTACAAACTAAATGCACCGGCTGAAGAAGCCGCTCCTCTTTATTTCCGACTGGCAGGAAGCAATGGCAGCAACATCGCTCCTGTATATAGCAATACAGTGGCAGTCACAGTGACTCCTTATCCTATTGATATGCATTACGCCAGCATTATCAACAAGGGTAGCGGTCAAGATTCCGGTCAGGATTTCTATTCGGCAAATGCTGACGGACAATATAGCGGATTCTTCGGGGCAGCGGCTTGGGAAGGCATTTACGTACAGGAAGCAGACGGAACAACCTGGCATACAGCCCAATCCGGTGGAGTAGGAACTCCATTCTTGTTGACAACAGACGCAGCGGAAGGAACATGGGATATGTGGTTCCCCGGTCAGTCGGGATGTTATTTCGTGAATGTAAATACCGCTCAGAAACAATGGAACGCCTTACTGATACCCGAACTGAATGTAAGCGGCATAGAAGGTATCAATATGCAATACAGCCGTACAGATAACCAATGGAAAGGTGTATTTACGGGTACGGAAGGTACGAATATCAACATTCAACTTCAAGGAACAGGTAAGTTTTACAACAATACCAGTGTCAGCGGTTCCGATAATGCCATTGACGATACAAAAGCCAAAGATACCCCATTTGCTTTCGGTGGAACTGCCGGACAACTGACATTCAGTACAGGTGAGACTGCAACAGCCGGAAATATAACGGTAAGTGTTCCGGCTACGGGAGAATGTACGCTGGTTATTGACCTTAATAATCCCGAACAATGGACTGTTAGCGTTACGGAAGGTGGAAGTAGTGAACCTACTTATCCTTCTTATCTGGAAATGCAGGGTGTAGGAAACATGGATGGAAAGGGTTGGTTAGCTACATTAAACCCTGTTTACGACAATAGCGGCGAACATCACGGAAGTTATCAAGGTGTTTACCAAATGACTAATGGTTGGGATAATTTTAAGATTGTAGACCAAACAGCCGGTATCTGGTATGGATGCGACTCCAACGATGAATACAAACTGGCGGACGGCGGACAGAATATCTGGTTCCACCAGGAAGAATGTCGTACTTTCATTGTCACAGCCAGTCTGGCCGACATGACTTGGGGAGCAACAGAAATAACCCAAATCAATGTCTGTGGTGAGTTTAACAATTGGGATTTAAACAAAGATTTGATGACATACGATGAAACAAACAAAGTTTGGAAAGCCACCGTTATCATTGATAATCTGGGCAATAACTACGGTTTCTACTTCCTGCTTAATAATGCAGAAAACGGTTTGGTATGGAACTGGGCATTAAAGGGAAATAAAGAGAAACTATACTTGACCGACAGTAATGGAAGCGGAAGTATTGTTCCTGCTGAAACCGGTACTTATGCAATTACCCTTGACATTGCTTCCCTAACATTTACTATGGATAAACAATAA
- a CDS encoding RagB/SusD family nutrient uptake outer membrane protein produces MKKILYTAFYFCSALLLSSCIGDLDQYPHEDETSSTIYTSADNYKAVLGKIYAAMVTTGQEKGGDPDLSSNSGQDYMRCFFNLQECGTDEVASTWLSGDNVTGLTYLSWDANDPWVSDMYYRIYYNIALCNEFLRNATDESIARFTEQEQTEIRHYRAEARFMRALFYYHAMDLFRNIPFVTENDPTVGYLPPRYTAAQVFSYIESELTSITSDMLDRANCPYGRASRGAAYTLLAKLYLNAEVYINTPKYTECISACKEVIKQGYSLEDDYSKLFNADNDKRTANEIIFTLPVDATHTVSWGSSTYIVCGAVSNTSDLQKPEDYGVKSGWGMFRVRGEIPSLFTGEEDKRAMFFTDGQTLNLDKIDDQSNGYFVEKWTNLTDAGETASNTADGGVNTDYPLFRLADVYLMIAEAFVRGGSGTTATEVVGYINQIQERAYGDDSNNKNASQINLSFILDERARELYWEGHRRTDLIRYGVFTTNGYLWQWKGGVKEGTAVNSRYNIYPIPTTELTANPNLYNENY; encoded by the coding sequence ATGAAAAAGATATTATATACAGCTTTCTATTTTTGCAGCGCATTGTTGTTGAGTTCCTGTATAGGCGATTTGGACCAATATCCGCATGAAGACGAAACATCTTCCACGATCTACACAAGTGCCGATAACTATAAAGCCGTTTTAGGGAAAATATACGCTGCTATGGTAACCACCGGTCAGGAAAAGGGCGGTGATCCGGATTTGAGCAGTAACAGCGGTCAGGATTATATGCGTTGCTTCTTCAATCTACAAGAATGTGGAACAGATGAAGTAGCTTCTACCTGGCTGTCGGGTGATAACGTTACCGGTCTGACTTACTTGAGCTGGGACGCCAATGACCCTTGGGTATCGGATATGTACTATCGTATTTATTACAACATTGCATTATGTAACGAATTTCTTCGTAATGCTACGGATGAGAGCATTGCCCGGTTTACGGAACAGGAACAGACTGAAATTCGCCATTACCGTGCCGAAGCCCGTTTCATGCGTGCCTTGTTCTATTATCATGCAATGGATTTGTTCCGCAACATCCCGTTTGTAACAGAGAACGACCCGACTGTCGGCTATCTGCCACCACGCTACACGGCTGCACAAGTTTTCAGCTATATTGAATCGGAACTGACAAGTATCACAAGCGATATGCTCGACAGAGCCAACTGTCCTTACGGACGGGCTTCCCGGGGAGCTGCTTATACCTTATTGGCCAAGCTGTATCTGAACGCGGAAGTTTACATCAATACACCGAAATATACCGAATGTATCAGTGCTTGTAAAGAGGTTATCAAGCAAGGGTATTCATTGGAAGATGATTACAGCAAGTTATTCAACGCTGATAACGATAAACGTACTGCTAACGAAATCATCTTCACTTTGCCGGTAGACGCTACGCATACCGTTTCGTGGGGCTCTTCCACTTATATTGTCTGTGGTGCGGTTAGTAATACTTCGGATTTGCAGAAGCCGGAAGATTACGGAGTGAAAAGCGGTTGGGGTATGTTCCGTGTACGCGGAGAAATCCCCTCCCTGTTTACCGGAGAAGAAGATAAACGGGCCATGTTTTTCACTGATGGGCAAACACTGAACCTGGATAAGATTGACGACCAAAGTAACGGTTACTTTGTAGAGAAATGGACGAACCTGACGGATGCAGGAGAAACAGCTTCCAATACCGCAGACGGTGGCGTAAACACGGATTATCCTTTGTTCCGCCTGGCAGATGTATATCTGATGATAGCAGAAGCCTTTGTACGAGGTGGAAGCGGAACAACAGCAACGGAAGTTGTCGGTTATATCAACCAAATCCAAGAAAGAGCATACGGTGACGACAGCAATAATAAAAACGCAAGCCAAATCAATCTATCGTTTATTTTGGACGAACGCGCCCGCGAACTTTATTGGGAAGGACATCGCCGTACCGATTTAATCCGCTACGGAGTATTCACTACCAATGGTTACTTATGGCAATGGAAAGGCGGAGTAAAAGAAGGAACAGCGGTAAACAGCCGGTACAATATTTACCCGATACCGACTACCGAGTTAACCGCCAACCCGAACCTATACAATGAAAACTATTAA